Proteins encoded in a region of the Solanum dulcamara chromosome 9, daSolDulc1.2, whole genome shotgun sequence genome:
- the LOC129904724 gene encoding uncharacterized protein LOC129904724 isoform X5, translating into MAAKPIADTIWRGSFMISRPEMRLNLVAHLSSKACAKVWLAAKEMEEVIYPEFLPKRDVWPKSFKSSKLIDDNIAIYFFSVKGRDDQVFENLLYNLRHYDIALKALVGDSELLIFTSAHLPEKHHRFEGKLYLWGVFSGRESPPQHSPDDCFIHNSRVTQASILNSANDGNDKSCKEFSNKKDPSPASKTARKGRPLDDAWQHATPVDGKKQRTVCNYCGFISSSGGITYLKTHLGGGDPTGSLKGCPNVPPEVKRVMKEWLLGTIRGGKAPQLHDIRTDFEVSCIFLMAQKRDPAWAYGIAMGSNTRIKCVFCDMTYNSGIFRHKKHLIGGYKDVKVCPKVPNSVKEEIKEYFTKKNEFKTQMNPEASMVNLVDDDEMDDEVEVNTPMGLSQKRNLQLVKVGHPPLAMSKVLLISISRKKQMKREKVDLLI; encoded by the exons ATGGCTGCAAAACCAATTGCTGATACCATATGGAG GGGTAGTTTCATGATCTCCCGTCCGGAGATGAGATTGAATCTTGTAGCCCATCTATCAAGTAAGGCATGCGCAAAAGTATGGCTGGCAGCTAAAGAGATGGAAGAGGTGATCTATCCTGAATTTCTTCCCAAGCGTGATGTGTGGCCAAAGAGTTTTAAAAGTTCTAAACTGATTGATGATAATATTGCCATTTATTTCTTTTCAGTTAAAGGCAG AGATGATCAAGTTTTTGAAAATCTGCTGTATAATTTAAGACACTACGACATTGCATTAAAAGCCTTGGTTGGTGATTCTGAACTCCTGATTTTTACTTCTGCCCATCTGCCAGAAAAGCATCACA GATTTGAGGGTAAATTATATCTATGGGGTGTCTTCAGTGGAAGAGAATCTCCACCTCAACACTCACCCGATGATTGTTTCATTCATAATTCCCGAGTGACACAAGCTTCAATCCTGAATTCAGCAAATGATGGGAACGATAAAAGTTGCAAGGAATTCTCCAATAAGAAAGACCCTT CACCTGCCTCAAAAACAGCTAGAAAGGGAAGACCGCTTGATGACGCTTGGCAACATGCTACTCCAGTAGATGGAAAGAAGCAGAGGACAGTTTGCAATTATTGTGGATTTATCTCTTCCTCTGGAGGCATTACTTATCTTAAGACACATCTGGGTGGAGGTGATCCGACGGGTTCGCTAAAGGGTTGTCCAAATGTGCCACCAGAAGTCAAAAGGGTGATGAAAGAATGGTTACTAGGAACTATAAGAGGGGGGAAGGCCCCACAGCTACATGATATCAGGACTGACTTTGAAG taagttgtattttcttaatGGCACAAAAAAGGGATCCAGCTTGGGCATATGGAATTGCCATGGGAAGTAACACAAGAATCAAATGTGTTTTTTGTGATATGACATATAATAGCGGAATATTTCGTCACAAGAAGCATCTTATTGGTGGTTATAAAGATGTTAAAGTGTGTCCAAAGGTCCCGAATAGTGTgaaggaagaaataaaagagtattttacgaaaaaaaatgaatttaaaactcaaatgaatcctGAAGCATCCATGGTTAatcttgttgatgatgatgaaatggatgatgaagttgaagtgaATACGCCAATGGGCCTCTCTCAAAAAAGAAACCTTCAACTAGTGAAAGTGGGTCATCCACCTCTAGCAATGTCAAAGGTCCTCTTAATCTCTATTTCTCGCaaaaaacaaatgaaaagagaaaaggtGGACCTATTGATCTAG
- the LOC129904724 gene encoding uncharacterized protein LOC129904724 isoform X4 — protein sequence MAAKPIADTIWRGSFMISRPEMRLNLVAHLSSKACAKVWLAAKEMEEVIYPEFLPKRDVWPKSFKSSKLIDDNIAIYFFSVKGRDDQVFENLLYNLRHYDIALKALVGDSELLIFTSAHLPEKHHRFEGKLYLWGVFSGRESPPQHSPDDCFIHNSRVTQASILNSANDGNDKSCKEFSNKKDPSPASKTARKGRPLDDAWQHATPVDGKKQRTVCNYCGFISSSGGITYLKTHLGGGDPTGSLKGCPNVPPEVKRVMKEWLLGTIRGGKAPQLHDIRTDFEAPASKKSVRRGRPLDAAWDHATPVDAKRQRAVCKYCGFISSSGGITHLKAHLSGGDPKGPSKGCPNVPPEVKRAMAESLNRTVKGVKSMQPEEIRTYMKAENDWSPPRSDDYSLNQHRIVKNAQYSHLASGGNSVNDMTMSKQSETAHVDSYMEVMSSHNACKSSFLSKPTTRVGFI from the exons ATGGCTGCAAAACCAATTGCTGATACCATATGGAG GGGTAGTTTCATGATCTCCCGTCCGGAGATGAGATTGAATCTTGTAGCCCATCTATCAAGTAAGGCATGCGCAAAAGTATGGCTGGCAGCTAAAGAGATGGAAGAGGTGATCTATCCTGAATTTCTTCCCAAGCGTGATGTGTGGCCAAAGAGTTTTAAAAGTTCTAAACTGATTGATGATAATATTGCCATTTATTTCTTTTCAGTTAAAGGCAG AGATGATCAAGTTTTTGAAAATCTGCTGTATAATTTAAGACACTACGACATTGCATTAAAAGCCTTGGTTGGTGATTCTGAACTCCTGATTTTTACTTCTGCCCATCTGCCAGAAAAGCATCACA GATTTGAGGGTAAATTATATCTATGGGGTGTCTTCAGTGGAAGAGAATCTCCACCTCAACACTCACCCGATGATTGTTTCATTCATAATTCCCGAGTGACACAAGCTTCAATCCTGAATTCAGCAAATGATGGGAACGATAAAAGTTGCAAGGAATTCTCCAATAAGAAAGACCCTT CACCTGCCTCAAAAACAGCTAGAAAGGGAAGACCGCTTGATGACGCTTGGCAACATGCTACTCCAGTAGATGGAAAGAAGCAGAGGACAGTTTGCAATTATTGTGGATTTATCTCTTCCTCTGGAGGCATTACTTATCTTAAGACACATCTGGGTGGAGGTGATCCGACGGGTTCGCTAAAGGGTTGTCCAAATGTGCCACCAGAAGTCAAAAGGGTGATGAAAGAATGGTTACTAGGAACTATAAGAGGGGGGAAGGCCCCACAGCTACATGATATCAGGACTGACTTTGAAG CACCTGCATCCAAAAAATCAGTTAGAAGGGGAAGGCCACTTGATGCTGCCTGGGATCATGCTACACCAGTTGATGCAAAAAGGCAGAGAGCCGTTTGCAAGTATTGTGGTTTCATATCTTCTTCTGGAGGAATTACACATCTTAAGGCGCATTTGTCTGGAGGTGATCCAAAAGGGCCCTCAAAAGGTTGCCCCAATGTGCCGCCTGAAGTTAAAAGGGCAATGGCAGAATCACTCAACAGAACAGTGAAAGGGGTGAAGTCCATGCAGCCAGAGGAGATCAGGACGTACATGAAAG CGGAAAATGATTGGTCTCCTCCCAGATCAGATGACTATTCGTTGAATCAACATAGAATTGTCAAGAATGCTCAGTACTCACATTTAGCCAGTGGGGGAAATTCTGTAAATGATATGACCATGTCAAAGCAATCAGAGACAGCACATGTGGATAGTTATATGGAGGTTATGAGTTCTCACAATGCTTGTAAGTCGAGCTTTTTAAGCAAACCTACAACTCGAGTAGGTTTTATTTAA
- the LOC129904724 gene encoding uncharacterized protein LOC129904724 isoform X3, with the protein MAAKPIADTIWRGSFMISRPEMRLNLVAHLSSKACAKVWLAAKEMEEVIYPEFLPKRDVWPKSFKSSKLIDDNIAIYFFSVKGRDDQVFENLLYNLRHYDIALKALVGDSELLIFTSAHLPEKHHRFEGKLYLWGVFSGRESPPQHSPDDCFIHNSRVTQASILNSANDGNDKSCKEFSNKKDPSPASKTARKGRPLDDAWQHATPVDGKKQRTVCNYCGFISSSGGITYLKTHLGGGDPTGSLKGCPNVPPEVKRVMKEWLLGTIRGGKAPQLHDIRTDFEAAPASKKSVRRGRPLDAAWDHATPVDAKRQRAVCKYCGFISSSGGITHLKAHLSGGDPKGPSKGCPNVPPEVKRAMAESLNRTVKGVKSMQPEEIRTYMKAENDWSPPRSDDYSLNQHRIVKNAQYSHLASGGNSVNDMTMSKQSETAHVDSYMEVMSSHNACKSSFLSKPTTRVGFI; encoded by the exons ATGGCTGCAAAACCAATTGCTGATACCATATGGAG GGGTAGTTTCATGATCTCCCGTCCGGAGATGAGATTGAATCTTGTAGCCCATCTATCAAGTAAGGCATGCGCAAAAGTATGGCTGGCAGCTAAAGAGATGGAAGAGGTGATCTATCCTGAATTTCTTCCCAAGCGTGATGTGTGGCCAAAGAGTTTTAAAAGTTCTAAACTGATTGATGATAATATTGCCATTTATTTCTTTTCAGTTAAAGGCAG AGATGATCAAGTTTTTGAAAATCTGCTGTATAATTTAAGACACTACGACATTGCATTAAAAGCCTTGGTTGGTGATTCTGAACTCCTGATTTTTACTTCTGCCCATCTGCCAGAAAAGCATCACA GATTTGAGGGTAAATTATATCTATGGGGTGTCTTCAGTGGAAGAGAATCTCCACCTCAACACTCACCCGATGATTGTTTCATTCATAATTCCCGAGTGACACAAGCTTCAATCCTGAATTCAGCAAATGATGGGAACGATAAAAGTTGCAAGGAATTCTCCAATAAGAAAGACCCTT CACCTGCCTCAAAAACAGCTAGAAAGGGAAGACCGCTTGATGACGCTTGGCAACATGCTACTCCAGTAGATGGAAAGAAGCAGAGGACAGTTTGCAATTATTGTGGATTTATCTCTTCCTCTGGAGGCATTACTTATCTTAAGACACATCTGGGTGGAGGTGATCCGACGGGTTCGCTAAAGGGTTGTCCAAATGTGCCACCAGAAGTCAAAAGGGTGATGAAAGAATGGTTACTAGGAACTATAAGAGGGGGGAAGGCCCCACAGCTACATGATATCAGGACTGACTTTGAAG CAGCACCTGCATCCAAAAAATCAGTTAGAAGGGGAAGGCCACTTGATGCTGCCTGGGATCATGCTACACCAGTTGATGCAAAAAGGCAGAGAGCCGTTTGCAAGTATTGTGGTTTCATATCTTCTTCTGGAGGAATTACACATCTTAAGGCGCATTTGTCTGGAGGTGATCCAAAAGGGCCCTCAAAAGGTTGCCCCAATGTGCCGCCTGAAGTTAAAAGGGCAATGGCAGAATCACTCAACAGAACAGTGAAAGGGGTGAAGTCCATGCAGCCAGAGGAGATCAGGACGTACATGAAAG CGGAAAATGATTGGTCTCCTCCCAGATCAGATGACTATTCGTTGAATCAACATAGAATTGTCAAGAATGCTCAGTACTCACATTTAGCCAGTGGGGGAAATTCTGTAAATGATATGACCATGTCAAAGCAATCAGAGACAGCACATGTGGATAGTTATATGGAGGTTATGAGTTCTCACAATGCTTGTAAGTCGAGCTTTTTAAGCAAACCTACAACTCGAGTAGGTTTTATTTAA
- the LOC129904724 gene encoding uncharacterized protein LOC129904724 isoform X2: MIHSYISQRTLLLNMMRRYTKQRNLVKPAKTRFATAFLTLHSFYTQKKNLRTLFMSTEWNESVYAKETLGKDVARHIISPYFWNDIVQALRVGGPLVNVLRMVDGEKKPPMGYIYEAMDRAKESIEKAFNYDDKKYMNVFKIIDARWTNQLHQPLHAAGHILNPGLYYKNNEMKTLTEEVWLGYHACVERMIVDKTLQDKIGDELGVYMKAEGLLGIESAIRTRTLRSPVEWWMQYGHNVPNLQQFAIRVQSLTCSSSGCERNWSVYEHDPIVCAFSSCSSKLAAPASKKSVRRGRPLDAAWDHATPVDAKRQRAVCKYCGFISSSGGITHLKAHLSGGDPKGPSKGCPNVPPEVKRAMAESLNRTVKGVKSMQPEEIRTYMKAENDWSPPRSDDYSLNQHRIVKNAQYSHLASGGNSVNDMTMSKQSETAHVDSYMEVMSSHNACKSSFLSKPTTRVGFI, translated from the exons ATGATACATTCTTATATCAGTCAAAGGACACTGTTGTTGAATATGATGAGGAGATACACAAAGCAAAGAAACTTGGTAAAACCTGCTAAGACAAGATTCGCAACAGCTTTTTTGACATTGCATAGTTTTTATACGCAAAAGAAAAATCTGAGAACCTTGTTTATGTCCACTGAATGGAATGAGAGTGTCTATGCAAAGGAAACTCTTGGGAAAGATGTTGCGAGACACATCATTAGTCCATATTTTTGGAATGACATTGTTCAAGCACTTAGAGTTGGTGGTCCTTTAGTTAATGTACTTCGTATGGTGGATGGGGAGAAAAAACCACCAATGGGCTACATTTATGAAGCCATGGATAGGGCCAAAGAAAGTATTGAAAAGGCATTCAATTATGATGACAAGAAATATATGAATGTTTTCAAAATCATTGATGCAAGGTGGACAAATCAACTTCATCAACCTTTACATGCAGCTGGACATATTTTGAATCCGGGGctctattataaaaataatgagatGAAGACTTTAACTGAAGAAGTGTGGTTGGGATATCATGCATGTGTTGAGAGGATGATCGTAGATAAAACTTTGCAAGACAAAATAGGGGATGAGCTTGGTGTGTACATGAAAGCTGAAGGGCTACTTGGAATTGAGTCGGCCATTAGAACTAGAACCTTAAGGTCACCAG TTGAATGGTGGATGCAATATGGTCATAATGTCCCAAACTTGCAACAATTTGCTATTAGAGTGCAAAGTTTAACTTGTAGCTCATCCGGTTGCGAGAGAAATTGGAGCGTGTATGAACAT GATCCTATTGTTTGTGCCTTCTCCTCTTGCTCCTCTAAATTAGCAGCACCTGCATCCAAAAAATCAGTTAGAAGGGGAAGGCCACTTGATGCTGCCTGGGATCATGCTACACCAGTTGATGCAAAAAGGCAGAGAGCCGTTTGCAAGTATTGTGGTTTCATATCTTCTTCTGGAGGAATTACACATCTTAAGGCGCATTTGTCTGGAGGTGATCCAAAAGGGCCCTCAAAAGGTTGCCCCAATGTGCCGCCTGAAGTTAAAAGGGCAATGGCAGAATCACTCAACAGAACAGTGAAAGGGGTGAAGTCCATGCAGCCAGAGGAGATCAGGACGTACATGAAAG CGGAAAATGATTGGTCTCCTCCCAGATCAGATGACTATTCGTTGAATCAACATAGAATTGTCAAGAATGCTCAGTACTCACATTTAGCCAGTGGGGGAAATTCTGTAAATGATATGACCATGTCAAAGCAATCAGAGACAGCACATGTGGATAGTTATATGGAGGTTATGAGTTCTCACAATGCTTGTAAGTCGAGCTTTTTAAGCAAACCTACAACTCGAGTAGGTTTTATTTAA
- the LOC129904724 gene encoding uncharacterized protein LOC129904724 isoform X1, giving the protein MAAKPIADTIWRGSFMISRPEMRLNLVAHLSSKACAKVWLAAKEMEEVIYPEFLPKRDVWPKSFKSSKLIDDNIAIYFFSVKGRDDQVFENLLYNLRHYDIALKALVGDSELLIFTSAHLPEKHHRFEGKLYLWGVFSGRESPPQHSPDDCFIHNSRVTQASILNSANDGNDKSCKEFSNKKDPSPASKTARKGRPLDDAWQHATPVDGKKQRTVCNYCGFISSSGGITYLKTHLGGGDPTGSLKGCPNVPPEVKRVMKEWLLGTIRGGKAPQLHDIRTDFEDLIQDPIVCAFSSCSSKLAAPASKKSVRRGRPLDAAWDHATPVDAKRQRAVCKYCGFISSSGGITHLKAHLSGGDPKGPSKGCPNVPPEVKRAMAESLNRTVKGVKSMQPEEIRTYMKAENDWSPPRSDDYSLNQHRIVKNAQYSHLASGGNSVNDMTMSKQSETAHVDSYMEVMSSHNACKSSFLSKPTTRVGFI; this is encoded by the exons ATGGCTGCAAAACCAATTGCTGATACCATATGGAG GGGTAGTTTCATGATCTCCCGTCCGGAGATGAGATTGAATCTTGTAGCCCATCTATCAAGTAAGGCATGCGCAAAAGTATGGCTGGCAGCTAAAGAGATGGAAGAGGTGATCTATCCTGAATTTCTTCCCAAGCGTGATGTGTGGCCAAAGAGTTTTAAAAGTTCTAAACTGATTGATGATAATATTGCCATTTATTTCTTTTCAGTTAAAGGCAG AGATGATCAAGTTTTTGAAAATCTGCTGTATAATTTAAGACACTACGACATTGCATTAAAAGCCTTGGTTGGTGATTCTGAACTCCTGATTTTTACTTCTGCCCATCTGCCAGAAAAGCATCACA GATTTGAGGGTAAATTATATCTATGGGGTGTCTTCAGTGGAAGAGAATCTCCACCTCAACACTCACCCGATGATTGTTTCATTCATAATTCCCGAGTGACACAAGCTTCAATCCTGAATTCAGCAAATGATGGGAACGATAAAAGTTGCAAGGAATTCTCCAATAAGAAAGACCCTT CACCTGCCTCAAAAACAGCTAGAAAGGGAAGACCGCTTGATGACGCTTGGCAACATGCTACTCCAGTAGATGGAAAGAAGCAGAGGACAGTTTGCAATTATTGTGGATTTATCTCTTCCTCTGGAGGCATTACTTATCTTAAGACACATCTGGGTGGAGGTGATCCGACGGGTTCGCTAAAGGGTTGTCCAAATGTGCCACCAGAAGTCAAAAGGGTGATGAAAGAATGGTTACTAGGAACTATAAGAGGGGGGAAGGCCCCACAGCTACATGATATCAGGACTGACTTTGAAG ATTTAATTCAGGATCCTATTGTTTGTGCCTTCTCCTCTTGCTCCTCTAAATTAGCAGCACCTGCATCCAAAAAATCAGTTAGAAGGGGAAGGCCACTTGATGCTGCCTGGGATCATGCTACACCAGTTGATGCAAAAAGGCAGAGAGCCGTTTGCAAGTATTGTGGTTTCATATCTTCTTCTGGAGGAATTACACATCTTAAGGCGCATTTGTCTGGAGGTGATCCAAAAGGGCCCTCAAAAGGTTGCCCCAATGTGCCGCCTGAAGTTAAAAGGGCAATGGCAGAATCACTCAACAGAACAGTGAAAGGGGTGAAGTCCATGCAGCCAGAGGAGATCAGGACGTACATGAAAG CGGAAAATGATTGGTCTCCTCCCAGATCAGATGACTATTCGTTGAATCAACATAGAATTGTCAAGAATGCTCAGTACTCACATTTAGCCAGTGGGGGAAATTCTGTAAATGATATGACCATGTCAAAGCAATCAGAGACAGCACATGTGGATAGTTATATGGAGGTTATGAGTTCTCACAATGCTTGTAAGTCGAGCTTTTTAAGCAAACCTACAACTCGAGTAGGTTTTATTTAA